Part of the Luteolibacter rhizosphaerae genome, GACCGATGCGGATGTCGCCACTGTCGCCGCGATCTTCGGGGCGAAGTCACTATCCACGGACAAGACCACCGCGTGGCACTCCGATCTTTCCCGCAAGTCCGACTTCCTCACGCAGAAGGTCTTCAACTCCTATCACTCCGAAACGGAGATGCTGCGCTACCTGAAGCGCTTGGAGTCGAAGGATCTCGCGCTGAACGAATCGATGATCGCGCTCGGCTCTTGCACGATGAAGCTGAATGCGACCTCCGAGATGATCCCTCTTAGCTGGCCGGAAGTCGCCTCGATCCATCCCTTCGTCCCCGCCGACCAGAGCCAAGGCTACCGCGAGATGCTCGGCCTGCTCGAAGGTTGGCTAGCGAATGTCACCGGCTTCGCCGCCGTGTCGCTCCAGCCGAATGCCGGCTCGCAGGGTGAGTACGCCGGTCTGCTGGCAATCCGCCGCTATCATCTCTCCCGCGGTGATACCCATCGCGATGTCTGCCTGATTCCCGTCTCCGCACACGGCACTAACCCGGCCTCCGCCGTGATGGTCGGTATGAAGGTCGTCGGCGTGAAGTGTGACGATCAGGGGAACATCGATGTCAGCGATCTGGAAGCCCGCATCGCCGAGCATCGCGAGAACCTCGCGGCGCTGATGGTGACCTATCCCTCCACCCACGGTGTCTTCGAGGAGACGATCGTCGATATCTGCAATGCGATTCACGAAGCCGGTGGCCAAGTCTACATGGACGGCGCGAACATGAACGCGCAGGTCGGTCTCACCAGCCCGGGCCGGATCGGCGCGGATGTCTGCCATCTCAATCTTCACAAGACTTTCTGTATCCCGCACGGTGGTGGCGGTCCCGGTGTCGGCCCGATCGGTGTGGCGGAGCAACTCGTGCCTTTCCTGCCCGGCCATCGCGAACTGGACTCGGCCGAAGCCCCGGTCTGCTCCGCGCCTTGGGGCAGTGCTTCGATCAATACGATCTCTTGGATGTATATCGCGATGATGGGGCCGGACGGTCTCAAGGAGGCGACCGAGACCGCGATCCTGAATGCGAACTACGTGGCCAAGCGTCTCGCGCCCTTCTTCCCGATTCTCTACACCGGCAAGAACGGTCTGGTAGCCCACGAATGCATCATCGACGTGCGTCCGCTTTCCGAGAAGAGCGGTATCACCGTGGAAGATGTGGCGAAGCGCCTGATGGACTATGGCTTCCACGCCCCGACCATGAGCTGGCCGGTGGCCGGCACGCTGATGATTGAGCCGACCGAATCCGAGGCGAAAGTGGAGCTCGACCGCTTCTGCGATGCGATGATCTCGATCCACGGCGAGATCCTGGCCGTGGCGAACGGCGAGGCGGATGCCAACGACAACCCGCTGAAGAACGCCCCGCACACCGCGGACAGCGTCTGCGCGGACGAGTGGACCCACGCCTATGGTCGCGAGCAAGCGGCCTACCCCTTGCCCTATCTCCGCAATCACAAGTTCTGGCCCTCCGTCGGACGGGTGGACAATGTCCACGGCGATCGCAACCTGGTCTGCACCTGCGACAGCGTGGAAGCCTACGCCGCAGCGGGGAAATGACAGAGCGGGTAGCGGGTCGCAGGTAGCCGGGGTTTTGTCCCTTGCTACCGCTACCGGCTACTTGCTACCTCCCCATGCATGACTCCACCCTCACCGATCGATTGGGCTAGCTGGCGGGCGGAGATTCACGCCACGCTGTTGTTCATCGTCCGGGACGGCGAGATCCTCCTGATCGAGAAGAAGCGCGGGCTGGGTGCCGGCAAGATCAACGGTCCCGGCGGCAAGATCGATCCCGGCGAGACCCCGCTGGAGTGTGTCGTGCGGGAGACCCGGGAAGAGCTGGGGATCACCGCCAAGC contains:
- the gcvP gene encoding aminomethyl-transferring glycine dehydrogenase, coding for MSAHTDFRSRHLGAIGSDREEMLRATGYDSLDALIAGTVPEGIRSHAELDLPVAKSEPEALAWLNEIMGKNKVLKSFIGQGYYGTHVPGVILRNILENPGWYTAYTPYQAEIAQGRLEALLNFQTMITELSGLDVANASLLDEGTAAAEAMSLALAGAPKGKVIFVSDACHPQTIDVVVTRAEPLGIEVKVGDWRTFDPAGCEGLFAVIVQYPDTYGTVADYAAFFEKAHAAKAVTIAAADLLALTLLKAPGEFGADICVGSSQRFGVPFGFGGPHAGFMSCKDALKRKMPGRLIGVSVDSRGKPGFRLSLQTREQHIRRDKATSNICTAQVLLAVMASMYAVYHGPEGLKHIARSVNAKVATLAASLSASGVNVVNESFFDTLTVSVPDAAAVVAAAVEQGINLRRIDDKRVGISFDETTTDADVATVAAIFGAKSLSTDKTTAWHSDLSRKSDFLTQKVFNSYHSETEMLRYLKRLESKDLALNESMIALGSCTMKLNATSEMIPLSWPEVASIHPFVPADQSQGYREMLGLLEGWLANVTGFAAVSLQPNAGSQGEYAGLLAIRRYHLSRGDTHRDVCLIPVSAHGTNPASAVMVGMKVVGVKCDDQGNIDVSDLEARIAEHRENLAALMVTYPSTHGVFEETIVDICNAIHEAGGQVYMDGANMNAQVGLTSPGRIGADVCHLNLHKTFCIPHGGGGPGVGPIGVAEQLVPFLPGHRELDSAEAPVCSAPWGSASINTISWMYIAMMGPDGLKEATETAILNANYVAKRLAPFFPILYTGKNGLVAHECIIDVRPLSEKSGITVEDVAKRLMDYGFHAPTMSWPVAGTLMIEPTESEAKVELDRFCDAMISIHGEILAVANGEADANDNPLKNAPHTADSVCADEWTHAYGREQAAYPLPYLRNHKFWPSVGRVDNVHGDRNLVCTCDSVEAYAAAGK